A genome region from Amblyraja radiata isolate CabotCenter1 chromosome 4, sAmbRad1.1.pri, whole genome shotgun sequence includes the following:
- the LOC116972510 gene encoding cathelicidin-related peptide Pt_CRAMP2-like, whose amino-acid sequence MRLWSAYLLCAAAVVGVSGSPVQRTPTAKDALQAAIYKYNAGSGQDNLYKLLRTYCIAIKLVTHGKEYEIGFTLKETACTRGMEDIMEQCEFMNNGTTLTCNALITIRFHVTKPARTVISCTSN is encoded by the exons ATGAGGTTGTGGTCGGCCTACCTCCTGTGCGCTGCCGCAGTGGTCGGTGTGAGCGGGAGCCCGGTCCAACGCACGCCAACAGCCAAGGACGCCCTGCAGGCCGCCATCTACAAGTACAATGCGGGCTCCGGACAGGACAACCTCTACAAGCTCCTGAGAACGTACTGCATCGCCATCAAG TTAGTAACACATGGCAAAGAATATGAGATAGGATTTACCCTGAAGGAGACGGCCTGTACTCGGGGGATGGAGGACATAATGGAACAGTGTGAATTCATGAACAACGGG ACCACGCTGACCTGTAACGCACTGATTACGATTCGATTCCACGTCACGAAACCAGCAAGAACGGTCATCAGCTGTACATCG AACTGA